The Candidatus Methylomirabilota bacterium nucleotide sequence CATGATCCTGCGCCAGGGCACCGTAGCGGACTTCCGCTTGAACTCGCAATGCTCCTCGGGGAACGGTGCCTTCCTCCAGGGGGTGGCCGACCGCTACAGCGTTCCCCTCGAGCAGTATGCCGAGCGCGCCTTCGAGGCCAAGGCCATGCCGACGCTCGCCATGGGCTGCGGCGTGTTCTTGCAGTCCGACATCGTCAACCAGCAGCGCAAGGGCTGGTCGGCCGAGGAGATCATGGCCGCCCTCGCCGCCGTGCTCCCCATCAATGTCTGGATCTACGCCGGCCAGCTCCAGAATCTTCGCGCGGTGGGGCGCAAGTTCATCCTCCAGGGCGGCACGCATCGGAACAAGGCGGTGGTCAAGGCCCAGGTGGATTTCATCCGCAGCAAGGTGCCCGATGCTGACGTCGTCCTGCATCCGTATTCCGGCGAGGCCGGCGCCATCGGGGCCGCCCTCTGCGCTCTCGAGTGGCGGCGATCCGGGGCCCCGAGCAAGTTCCGCGGCTTCGACACCATCGAGGCCCTGACCTATACGAGCACGACCAAGGCCGAGACCGTCTGCAAGTGGTGCCCGATCAACTGCACGCGCACCTTCATCGACGTCAAGCTCCCCGGCGCGCAGGGGCGGGCCTGGAGCAAGGTCCCGCTGGCTCCCGGATGGGAGCGCGTCATCAGCGGCAACTCCTGCCCCAAGGGGCTGGTGGAGGACGCCAACGAGATGCGCGTGGTGAAGGCGAAGCTCGAGGAGGTCAAGCGTGAGTATCCTAACGTTGCCGACATGGTTCGGAAGGACGCGTTCCGCCGGAGCCGGGCCGAATCCGGAGTCGTCGCCGGCGCGGAGTAAGCTGCGGGTCGGCATCCCCCGCGTCCTCAACATGTGGTCCACGCACCAGTTCTGGTGCGGGCTGTTCGGCGCGCTGGGGATCGACCGGCGCAACCTCGTCTTCTCGGCGGACACCTCCGAGGAACAGGGGCGGCAGTTCGGCAAGGGCCGCGGCACCGTGGACTGCTGCTATCCCGTCAAGTGCATCGCCGGGCACTACGGCGAGCTGGTCTTCGGCCAGCGCGAAAAGCTCGACATCGTGTTCTCGCCCATGATCTACACGGTGCCCTCCATGCTGTCCGGTCACGTGGCCCGCACCCTCACCTGCCCGCGCGTCATGGCGGCGCCGGAGAACATCAAGGGCGGCTTCATCAAGGAGCGCGACGTCTTCGTCGAGCAGGGCATTCGCTACGTCACGCCCTTCGTCTCGCTCGACGAGCCCAAGCTGGTGGCCAAGCAGCTCTTCGAGGGCGGATTGCGCGAGGCCATCCCGGGATTGACACCGTCAGAGATGGCCCGCGCCGTCGAGGCAGGCTTCCTCGCCCTGCGGGCCTTCAACAACAGCCTGCGCAAGAAATCCCGCGAGGTGCTCGAGTGGTGCGCGCGGGAGAACCGAGCCTGCCTGCTCGTGCTCGCGCGCCCGTACCACATGGACCCGGGCATCGGCCACGAGATCGAGGGAGATCTCCAGGCCTATGGCTATCCCGTGCTCTGGGCGCAGTACTTCCCCACCGACCCCGACCTGCTCGAGTGGGCCTTCGGGGAGGACCTTCGCGCGGGGATCATCAAGTCCCCGTTCGACATCCACGACGTGTGGCCGTCCTCGTACAGCGCGAACACGAACGAGATCCTCTGGGGCGCCAAGGTGGCCGCGCGCATTCCGTGGGTGGCCTGCGTGGTCAGGCTCTCCAGCTACGAGTGCGGCATGGATCAGCCGACCTACACGCCGGTGCAGCAGATCGTGGAGCGCTCGGGCACGCTCTTCTTTTCCTTCCAGGATCTGGACTCGACGAAGCCTGCCGGCTCCGTGAAGATCCGCGTAGAGACGATCACGCACTATCTCGAGAAATACGCCGCGGCCATCATCGAGAAGAAGAAGGCCGCCATGCCGCCGGGGTGCCCATTGCCCTCGCAGGCGGCTGAAAAGGGCCCATCTGCTTCGTTGGCGCCCTCGACCGCAGGTTCAACGTAGAGAGACTACGCCTCACCTGCGGCCTTCGGGCGCCGCCTCGCATCTGGACCCTTTTGAGCCGCCTGCTAAGCGGCCCCAACGAACGGAGTTACACTGCGGGATACTGCAGCGACACTTGGAGGACACATGCGCGTACTGGTGACGGGAGCGGCGAGCGGAATCGGACGGGCGACCTGCCTTCGCCTGGCCCGCGATGGCAAAGCGAGCGGGCAGGCTGCCAAGGTGGCGGCGGTGGATCTCGGCCCTTCGCCCGGGCTCGATAGCCTGTGCGGCGAGCTCAAGGCGCTGGGCGCGGAAGCTCTCCCGCTGCACGCGGACATGGGTGAGGCCAAGGAGCCCGCGCGCGTGGTCGCCGAGGCGGTGAAAGCCTTCGGCGGCCTCGATGGGCTCGTGAGCAATGCCGGCATCAACCGGCCGGGCCCGCTGCTCAGCTACACCCTGGAGGACTGGGACCGGATGTTCGCGGTCAATACACGGGCGACCTGGCTCCTCGCCCAGGCGGCCCATCCGGCCCTCAAGGCCTCACATGGCGCCATCGTCGCCACGGCGTCCATGTCTGGCAGCAACCCGCACGCGAACCTGGGCCCCTATGGGCCGAGCAAGGCGGCCGTCATCATGCTGGCGCAGGTGCTCGCCCAGGAGTTCGGCCCGGACGGGATCCGCGTCAACACGATCTCACCCGGAATGGTGCGCACGGGCATGACGGAGAAGGCCTATGCCGACCCGGGCATCGCCGCCGAGCGCAACGGCCTCGTCCCCCTCGGGCGGGTGGCCACGCCCGAGGACATGGCCGACGTCATCGCCTTCCTGCTGAGCCCCGACGCGCGCTACATCAACGGCCACGACCTGGTCGTGGACGGCGGCGTGGCCGGCAATTTCCTCGGCCGCCTGCCCGGGATCTCGCGGATCACGCGGAGCTGAGGGCACGCTGGGCCGCCGTCCGCCGTTGAGCGGAGCGCGCTCGCCCGCGCCTGACGCTAGGCCTTCGACTCGGTCTTGACCTCGCTGAACACTCGGGAGGCCGTGAGCATGCATTCGCGGATGATCGGCACGCCCACGTAGCCGGACATGTGGAGGAGGGTCTCCGTCAGCTCCTCCTCCGTCCAGCCCTGGCGGAGGGCCATCCGCAAATGGATGGCGAGCTCGGGTTCGCGCCCCGTGGCGGCGTCCGACACGACACAGATGAGAGTGCGCGTCTTGAGGTCGAGGCCCGGACGCGTCCACAGCGCGCCGAAGACCGTCTCGGTGGCCACGTCGATGAACTTGCGCATCACGGGGTCCTTGTAGGTCGTGTTGTTGATCCGGTCGGCGTACGCGTCGCCCAGCAGCTTCCGTCGCATCTCACTGCCCTTCCGATAGCCTTCCGTCTCCGGCATGTCGATCTCCTTTCGCAGAATGTCAACCCTCCACTACGACTGACAGATTTGAGCCATCGCCGACCTTCCCAGGCTGCGCAACTCGTTGATCTCACGCGCTCCATTGCTGGCTCACTTCTTGCCTCTCTCCTACCCAGATGAACCACGGGAAGGATAAGCCATGGATCGTCTGAGATCCCTCAAGGGCCGCATCGGCGAGGCGTTCGTGGAGAGCATCTTCCGCCGCGCCGGCTACAAGGTGTCCAGGATCGGCCGAGAGAGCCAGGTCCAGCAGATGCTCCGGACGGGAATCAGCGAGTTCCTTCCCGACTTCCTCGTCTGGAAGTCCGTCGAGCAAACGGGCGGCGCCACGTCGCTCAATCGCACCCTCACCGTGGAAGTCAAGTACCGATACAACATCCCGGAATTTCTCCAGCGCTTCGGCGGAGATTTCCTTCTCGACGTCGCCGAGCAATGGCCGGAGCTCTACGTCATTCTCGTCACGGACAATCCCGAGCCTCACCGCTCCTGCTTCCAGGCCATCGACCTCCGCGGATACCGTCCCCAGGCGCTTGTGACCACGTCCGACCTTCACGCTCTCCCCACGCTCGACATCTATCGGAGCACCGTGGAGGAATACGAGGGGCTGGTCAAGGAAGTCTTCTCCCTGCTCGGGGCCCACGCGCGCGGCCCCGAGCTTCCGCAGAAGCCGCCCGGCAAGATCCTCCCCGCGTCCGGCGCCATTCGCCTCACCGGGCTCCAAGAGTCCTGGCCGTAGCTCGCGGAGGTTTGGAGAGGCGCGCGCTGATGATGGCCAGCGCCACGCCAAGGACCGCGCAGGGCGCCCATACCCAGACGAGCTCCGACTCCAGCACGGACACGCCTCTCGAGGAAAGAAACCGCGAGATCCCGATGGGCGACACTTCGATCACCGGGTAGGGGGCGAAATATCGCTCGCCTGAGAACGGCCACAGGAACGCGATGCCCAGCCCCCCGTTGGTGAAGGCATCGAGCATCCCGTGCGAGGCCGTGGCGACCAGGATGAAGAGGAACGCGCGAGAAAATCCGGCGCGCAGCGCTCGATGACAACACCCGCCGACCAGAGCCACGGCCAGGGCGAACGCCAGCGAGTGGGTGAATCCCCGATGGCCGAAGGCCGATCCGTAGTGAACGCCCAGCGGGAAGGCCAGGACATCCAGGTCGGGCAACATCGAGGTCGCCACGCCGGCCGCCAGCAGCCTCCGCGAAATGATTTGCCGTCCTAAGCCGAGACCGACCGCCAGGGGCAATGCCGGATGGGTGAGCACGGTGGGCATGAGCGTTCACCTGGGAGTCTAGTCTCCGGCGGAGACGGTCGCAAGAAGACGGATCCTCTCGGGCCCGCGCCCGTTCCTCGCGTCGCCACGTCCCCGAGAGTGTCGGAAGGCTTCGGGCGGCGTGTATAGTCTCCCCGTGACCCGTCACCGCTCGCGCGAGGCATGATCAGGCTGGGCGAGCGCACGTACCTCGAAGCGGCGCGGCTGGCCCGCGATCCCCGATCGGTAATTCTCTTGCCCCTGGGCGCCGTCGAGGAGCACGGCCCGCACCTACCCCTGCTCGTGGACTGGCTCGGGGCGGAGGAGCTGGCGCGGCGCCTTGCGCCTCATCTCCGCCGCGGCGGCTGGCAGCCCGTGCTCGCCCCCGCGCTCCCGTACGGCGTGAGCACACTGGCCGAGGAGTGGAGCGGAACCGTGTCGCTGTCGCGGCCGCTCGTGACCCGGCTGATCGTGGAGGTGGTCCGCGCCCTCGCCCGTCACGGCTTTCGCCGATTCGTACTCGTCAACTACCAGGCGGACCCCGATCACCTCCGTGCGATGGCGGCGGCCCGGCGCGCCCTCGAGCGAGGACGGAGGCTCCGCGTGGTCTATGCCGGCTTCGCTCCCGACCGGGCGGCCAATGCCGCGATGTCGAACCCGCGCGTGCTTCGACTCCTCAGGAGCCCGAGACCGGAATCGGAATGGCACTCGGGGGAGCTCGAGACGGCGCTGATGCTCTCGGTCAGGCCCGCGCTGGTGCGGCGCGCGCTGGCGCGGAAGCTGCCACCTGCGTGGGTGGACTTTCGTGCCCGGCTGAAGCGAGGCGCTCGTCGATTTCGAGAGATCGATCGGAAGACGCGAGGCTACTTCGGCTGGCCGGCCGTGGCGCGGGCGGAGACGGCCACGCAGATCATGAAGCTGCGCGGCAAGCTGATCGCCGCCGAGGTGATCCGCGCGCTCGGCCCGCGGGGCCGTCGCTCGCCTAAGCGCCCGACGCGCTGATCCGTCACCCGGCCTTCTGGCGCTCGGCGAGGAGGGCCATGAGGGCGCGAGCGGCGCCGCTCAGGTGTCCGCGGCGGCGATGCACGAGGACGACGGGCACCTCGAGACGCATGGCCGCGATGGGGAGCGCCCGCAGCGTGCCCGCCCGCAGCTCTTCCTCCACGCTGCTCGAAGGCAAGAGGCCCAGGCCGAAGCCCGCCTCCACCAGCCGCTTCTGGGCAGTGAGGCTGTCGATGACCACGACCTCGGCGCTGCTCAGGCCGAGGGCGGCCAGACGCTCCGCGAGCGTCTCGGCATAGGACTCGCCCGAGGAGCCCTGCCGCACGGGAAAGCCGACCCAGGCCTCGCCTGCGAGCATCTTCGCGGTCACCCTTTGCGCTCGGGCAAGCCGATGGGTCGGCGCGCAGACCGTCACCAGCGCTTCACCGTAGAGCGGCACGGAGACGAGGTCCGGGTCGGGATCGGCGAAGTAGCGCAGCCCGAGGGCCGCGTCACCGCGCCGGACGAGAGCGCTGACCTCCCGGCTGAGGGCAGTGCGGATCGCGAGCTTGACCTCGGGATAGGCGCGGCGAAACCGCTTGAGCCGCGTGGTCAGCGCCGTGCTCGCCAGTGTCCCCACGAGGGCCACCGTGACCGCGCCTCGATCCGTTCGATCGAGCCCGCGGACGGCCTCCGCGCCATCGCGCATCGAGGCCAGGAGCGCCTCGGCGTGGGGGAGGAAGGCCTGGCCGGCCTCGGTCAGGCGCGCCCCGCCACGCGTCCGGTCGAAGAGCGGGCGGCCCAGCTCCCGCTCGAGGAGGTCGAGCCGCCGGCTGACCGCGGGCTGGGAGAGGTGAAGGGAGGCAGCCGCGCGGGTGAAGCCCCCGCGCCGGACTATGGCCACGAAGGCCTCGACCTGGTCGATCTCCATGGCCATCAGGATAGCTGATGGGAGGGACAAGATATATGCATTGGACACATTCCGCCGTCGCCCCCTAGTCTGGGCGACGAGGAGGTGCCCCCATGGTCAGCGACGAATTCCTCGCCAGCGAGATCCTCGGTCACGGAGCCTATCTCTGTCTGCGCCGGTCGGGCGACGGTGATGTGCGGAAGGCGCAGGCCGCGCCCATCGACGCCCTGGCCGAGCGTCTGGGGCTGCGCAACGAGTTCGAGCCAGGCGAGACAACGGCCGTCGAATCCTTCGCTTTCCTGCGCCGGCATGGAGCGACCCCTGCCGACATCGCCGACGACGCGATTCTCCATGCGGACGGGGTCGTCCACGTCGCCTCCAAGCGGCCGGAGGCAATCGCCGAGCTCTGCGCCGAGACGACTCGGCTCCTTTCACCGGCGGTACGCGTGCATGTCCTCCAGGGGGTTAGGCGCCCGCGAAGCTATACAGGCGCCGCCATGAACAAATGGGCATATGAGCGCCAGGTCGTGCAACAGCCGGGCACGGCGATGCCCAACGCGTTTCTCGTCCCCATGAGCAAGACGGCCGAGTGGTGGCGCAAGGACTGGATGGAGCGCCATACGTACTTCCTGCCTACTTATGACGAGGAGGGGCGGATGCGCACCGAAGGGCACGCGCTGGCCACGGAGGCCGGCATCGCGTGCCTGCTCCGGCGCACGTATCGGAACGACACGCACCCTGCCCCGGACGGCGCCTACGACTTTCTCACTTACTTCGAGTGCGCCGATCGCGACGTGCCGACCTTCCACCAGGTCTGTGCCGCCCTCCGCGACGTCAAGCGCAACCCCGAGTGGCGATTCGTCCGCGAGGGACCGACCTGGCACGGCCGTCGCGTGGCGTCCTGGAAGGAGCTCTTCTCATGAAGATGTAGGCGCCTCGCCCGTCGTCCGCCCTTCGTGGTAGAGTTTGCCGATCCCTGACGTTCGGCGGAGGCCCGACCCATGGCAACGACGGCATGATTCGCCCACGCGATTTCACCCTGGCCGTCACGCTCGCGTGCGCGCTGCTCGCGGGCGGGCCCGCCACCGACGCTGCGGCCCAGACCAAGCCCGAAGGCGAGATGCGCTGGGCCCTCTACGTGACGCTGTCACCGGTCTGGTTCGATCCGGCCGAGGTGTCGGGCCAGCTCACGCCGTTCTGGGTGCTCTACGCCCTTCACGATGCCCTCGTGAAGCCCATGCCCGGGAACCTGATGAGCCCCAGCCTGGCCGAGTCGTGGACGGTCAGCCCTGATCAGCGGGTCTACGAGTTCAAGCTGCGCGAGGGTCTCAAGTTCCACAACGGCGATCCCTTCACCGCCGAGGACGTGAAGTTCAGCTTCCATCGCGCCAAGGGCTCCAAGGTCCTCCGCGACAAGGTCCGCGAGGTGGTGATCGTCAGTCCCTCTCGCGTGCGCTTCGTGCTGCACGAGCCGTGGCCGGACTTCATGACCTTCTACGGCACCATGGTGTCGGGGGCGGGCTGGGTCGTGCCCAAGAAATACGTCGAGCGCGTGGGCGACGACGGCTTCAAGAAGGCGCCCGTGGGGCTCGGACCCTACAAGTTCGTGAGCCACACCCCCGGCGTCGAGCTCGTGATGGAGGCCAACGAAGACTACTGGCGGAAAGTCCCCTCGGTGAAGCGGCTCGTTTACAAGAGCGTGCTGGAAAGCACCACGCGGATGGCCATGCTGAAGCGGGGCGAGGTCGACATCGCCTATCTCCTCGACGTCCCCCAGGCGCAAGAGGTCAAGCGCGATCCCAACCTCAAGCTGGCCTTCTCCGGCGGCATCGGCATCTTCTACCTGGACTTCCTCGACCAGTGGGACCCGAAGTCCCCGTGGCATGACCGGCGCGTGCGGCTCGCGGCTAACTACGCCATCGATCGTCAGGCCCTGAGCGACGCGGAGACGCTGGGGGCGTCCAAGCCCGCGGGCAACCACGTCCCGCGGACCTTCGAGTTCGCCTTGCCCCTCGAGCCCTACCCGTACAACCCGGCGAGGGCCAAGCAACTCCTCGCCGAGGCCGGCTACCCCAATGGCTTCGACGCGGGCGAGCTGCATCAGCTTCCCCCGTATTTCTCGCTGGGCGAGGCGATCGTCCAGTACATGCAGGCGGTGGGGATCCGGCTGAAGATGCGGCCCATGGAGCGCGGAGCCTACATCGCACTGATCTCGTCGAAGAAGGCAAAGGGCCTGTGTGTCTGCTCGACCGCCCTCTATGGAAATGCCGCCTCGCGCATCTCCGAGATCATCCCGAGCGACGGGGCGTACGCCTACGGCGGTTACCCGGACATCGACGCGCTCTACAAGCAGCAAGCCCTGGAGACGGATCGCAAGAAGCGGGAGGTGATGCTGCACCAGATCCAGCGGCTCGTCTACGAGCGCGTGCGCTATGGCCCGATCTACGAGTACATCTGGCC carries:
- a CDS encoding acyl-CoA dehydratase activase-related protein, which translates into the protein MPRVLNMWSTHQFWCGLFGALGIDRRNLVFSADTSEEQGRQFGKGRGTVDCCYPVKCIAGHYGELVFGQREKLDIVFSPMIYTVPSMLSGHVARTLTCPRVMAAPENIKGGFIKERDVFVEQGIRYVTPFVSLDEPKLVAKQLFEGGLREAIPGLTPSEMARAVEAGFLALRAFNNSLRKKSREVLEWCARENRACLLVLARPYHMDPGIGHEIEGDLQAYGYPVLWAQYFPTDPDLLEWAFGEDLRAGIIKSPFDIHDVWPSSYSANTNEILWGAKVAARIPWVACVVRLSSYECGMDQPTYTPVQQIVERSGTLFFSFQDLDSTKPAGSVKIRVETITHYLEKYAAAIIEKKKAAMPPGCPLPSQAAEKGPSASLAPSTAGST
- a CDS encoding SDR family oxidoreductase, encoding MRVLVTGAASGIGRATCLRLARDGKASGQAAKVAAVDLGPSPGLDSLCGELKALGAEALPLHADMGEAKEPARVVAEAVKAFGGLDGLVSNAGINRPGPLLSYTLEDWDRMFAVNTRATWLLAQAAHPALKASHGAIVATASMSGSNPHANLGPYGPSKAAVIMLAQVLAQEFGPDGIRVNTISPGMVRTGMTEKAYADPGIAAERNGLVPLGRVATPEDMADVIAFLLSPDARYINGHDLVVDGGVAGNFLGRLPGISRITRS
- a CDS encoding carboxymuconolactone decarboxylase family protein; this encodes MPETEGYRKGSEMRRKLLGDAYADRINNTTYKDPVMRKFIDVATETVFGALWTRPGLDLKTRTLICVVSDAATGREPELAIHLRMALRQGWTEEELTETLLHMSGYVGVPIIRECMLTASRVFSEVKTESKA
- a CDS encoding metal-dependent hydrolase; its protein translation is MPTVLTHPALPLAVGLGLGRQIISRRLLAAGVATSMLPDLDVLAFPLGVHYGSAFGHRGFTHSLAFALAVALVGGCCHRALRAGFSRAFLFILVATASHGMLDAFTNGGLGIAFLWPFSGERYFAPYPVIEVSPIGISRFLSSRGVSVLESELVWVWAPCAVLGVALAIISARLSKPPRATARTLGAR
- a CDS encoding creatininase family protein, which codes for MIRLGERTYLEAARLARDPRSVILLPLGAVEEHGPHLPLLVDWLGAEELARRLAPHLRRGGWQPVLAPALPYGVSTLAEEWSGTVSLSRPLVTRLIVEVVRALARHGFRRFVLVNYQADPDHLRAMAAARRALERGRRLRVVYAGFAPDRAANAAMSNPRVLRLLRSPRPESEWHSGELETALMLSVRPALVRRALARKLPPAWVDFRARLKRGARRFREIDRKTRGYFGWPAVARAETATQIMKLRGKLIAAEVIRALGPRGRRSPKRPTR
- a CDS encoding LysR family transcriptional regulator — protein: MAMEIDQVEAFVAIVRRGGFTRAAASLHLSQPAVSRRLDLLERELGRPLFDRTRGGARLTEAGQAFLPHAEALLASMRDGAEAVRGLDRTDRGAVTVALVGTLASTALTTRLKRFRRAYPEVKLAIRTALSREVSALVRRGDAALGLRYFADPDPDLVSVPLYGEALVTVCAPTHRLARAQRVTAKMLAGEAWVGFPVRQGSSGESYAETLAERLAALGLSSAEVVVIDSLTAQKRLVEAGFGLGLLPSSSVEEELRAGTLRALPIAAMRLEVPVVLVHRRRGHLSGAARALMALLAERQKAG
- a CDS encoding ABC transporter substrate-binding protein; amino-acid sequence: MIRPRDFTLAVTLACALLAGGPATDAAAQTKPEGEMRWALYVTLSPVWFDPAEVSGQLTPFWVLYALHDALVKPMPGNLMSPSLAESWTVSPDQRVYEFKLREGLKFHNGDPFTAEDVKFSFHRAKGSKVLRDKVREVVIVSPSRVRFVLHEPWPDFMTFYGTMVSGAGWVVPKKYVERVGDDGFKKAPVGLGPYKFVSHTPGVELVMEANEDYWRKVPSVKRLVYKSVLESTTRMAMLKRGEVDIAYLLDVPQAQEVKRDPNLKLAFSGGIGIFYLDFLDQWDPKSPWHDRRVRLAANYAIDRQALSDAETLGASKPAGNHVPRTFEFALPLEPYPYNPARAKQLLAEAGYPNGFDAGELHQLPPYFSLGEAIVQYMQAVGIRLKMRPMERGAYIALISSKKAKGLCVCSTALYGNAASRISEIIPSDGAYAYGGYPDIDALYKQQALETDRKKREVMLHQIQRLVYERVRYGPIYEYIWPSGIGPRVAEPALMLINPYPWSAPLEDVRLKKQ